The nucleotide window AACTTGGTCTGAATTTGTCCTTTGCCATCAAACGCTGGATCGAGCCTGAACGGCTGGCAGCTCTGGTGGCGGACGAACTGGATACGCGCTATGTGCAATTCACCTGGGACCTTGTCGATCCGGGCTGGCCTGAGGCAACACGCGATGCCCTTGCCCGGCAGTATGCCAAGGCCTTCTCCAAGGCCGGGGTCATCGTTGAGAGCTCGTTTGGCGGGCTTGCTTCCTATTCCTACAATCATCTGCTCGCACCGACCGCCGAATTGCGCGATCTGGGCAAGCTGCACCTGCAAAACGCCATCGACATGACGGCGGCCATGGAAGTGCCCGCTGCCGGAATGCCTTTCGGCTCCTACAGTGCGGACGATGCAGTCAATCCGGCCCGCCGCGAGGAAATCTACAAGCAGGCTCTTGAGGCCTATGTCGAGCTGTCCCGTCACGCCAGAACGCAGGGCCTCAGCATGCTGATGGTCGAGCCGGTTCCTCTGGCCACGGAATTCCCGTCTTCTGCAACAGATGCCCTGCGGCTGATGAAGGATCTCGATGGACAAACCGATATTCCCGTCCGGCTTTGCGTTGACTGGGGCCACGCCCTGTTCAAGCCGCTGTTCGGCGACGACGCCAACATGGACCACTGGATGAAAATCTGTGGTGACTATATCGGCGCCTTCCATCTGCAACAGACCGATGGCCTCTATGACCGGCACTGGAACTTCACCCATGACGGCATCGTGACGCCACAGCTGCTGGCCGATTTCTGGGACCATCATCAGCTCACGGATCAGACCTGCTTCATGGAAATCATCTATGCCTTCGAGGAAACCGACGAATTCGTTCTCTCGGACATGAAAAAAGCCATGGCGCTTTTCAAGAAGGTTTGACAGACCGGTTCGAAAGCACCTTAGATAGACCGGAAATCGGGATAGACCACGGCCATTCGAACACAGAAGTCCAATCAATTGAGCAAAACCAAGAAACTGATCAATGCCCCCGAAACCGTCATCCAGGATATGGTCGGGGGCATGCTTGCCGCCCATCGGGATCTTCTTGAACCGGTGGGCGTTTCCGGTCGTGTCATCCGCGCCAAGGACGGCCCCCGTAGAGGCAAGGTGGGGATTGTCATCGGCGGCGGCTCCGGGCATGAACCGGCCTTTGTCGGCTATGTCGGGCGCGGTCTGGCGGACGCGACAGCCATCGGCAACGTCTTCTCCTGCCCACCGCCGGACCCGATCATCGAGGCGGCGCGATCCGTTGAGGGCGGGGAGGGCATTCTGTTTCTCTTCGGCAACTATGACAGCGACGCGATGAATTTCGAGATGGCCGCCGAACAGCTGATCGAGGAAGGGATCCCGGTCGCATCGGTTCCCGTCACGGACGACGTGGCCTCCGCACCACCCGAACGCCGCAACGAGCGACGGGGCGTTGCTGGCGACTTCTTTGTGTTCAAGATCGCCGGAGCCGCTGCCGATCAGATGAAGCCTCTTGAAGAGGTCGAACGCATTGCGCTGAAAGCCAACCACAATACCGCCACGATGGGCGTGGCCCTCAACTCCTGCTCCCTGCCCCAGACGCGCAAGCCCAATTTTGAAATTGGTGAGAACGAGATGGAAATCGGCATGGGGCTGCATGGCGAGCCCGGCATCCGGCGCCTGTCGCTGGATACGGCCAACGGCGTGACGGACCTGTTGATGGATTTCATTCAGCAGGAATTGTGCCTTCAACCGGGCGAACGCGTCGGGGTTCTGGTCAACGGGCTCGGCTCCACCACCCAGATGGAACTCTATATTCTCTATAACCGTCTGCAGCAGTGTCTGGACGCGCTGGGCGTGTCGATCCACCGCTCCTTCGTCGGCGAGTTCGCAACATCGCTGGATATGGGCGGCGCATCGATATCGCTTCTGAAGCTGGACGACGAGCTGGCAGAGCTGCTCGACCACCCCTGCAAGGCCGCCGGGCTGAGCGTTGGCATTCCGCAAGAGCCGGTCAGAACGGAAGATCGCCTGCCGCTGGTTGCAAGCGAGCCAAAGAGGGCGCCAACTGGAAAGGTGGACCCGCAGCAACAGGATGATGCGCAAGAAAGTGGTGGCGCACTGGCAGAAGCAATGCCCGAAGACACCACAACTGCGATCACGGGCGACATTCTCGTCAACATGTTCAGGACAGCCGCCATTGCCATCGAAGACAGGGCGGACTGGTTGTCCGAACTGGACGGCGTGATCGGCGACGGAGGCCACGGCATCACCATGGGGCTTGGCTGGAAGGCGGTCAGGCAGGCTCTCAGGGACTATCCGGCAAATCAGGACATCGATGCGATCTTCTGCTACATCGCCGAAGTCTTTCTGAATGCGGTGGGATCAACCCCTGGCCCTCTCTATGCGTCGGCCCTCAGAAATGCCGCCAAGGTTTCGGCCGGTCTCAAACAGCTCGATGCGGAGGCAACGGTCCGGTTTCTCGAAGCCGCAATGGAAGGCATCCGCAGCAGAGGCAAGGCCAACCCCGGCGACAAGACGATGCTGGACGCCTGGTGGCCCGCAGCCAAGGCAGCACGCGCTGCGCTTGAGAACGGAGCCGATATCACCGATTGCCTGCGCGCCGCAGCAAAGGGGGCAGAAAAGGGCATGAAACAGACCGCCGCCATTGCCGCCCGCTATGGCCGATCTTCCAAGATGGGGGAGCGATCACTGGGCCATATCGATCCGGGGGCAGCTTCCAGCTTTGTCGTGCTCGACGCCCTGCGGCGGTCCTTCGAAGCCCAGACCCTTGATCCGGTTGAAAGCGCCGCCAGACCGGTGTTCCGAATCTGAGATGCCTGTTGCAGTTCGAGATTGAGCGGAGGATGGCCCGGCCATTCTCCGCTCACGCCTTCTTTGTCGGCTGTTTTGACGAACAATAAGAAAAAAACCTCCTGAATACCCTAGGCATCCAGAAGGTTCGCAGTCGTTGGGAGACTATGGTCTTTTGCCAAGGCTGCGGCTTGGCGCAGCCTTGGCAGGATTCATCAGTGGCTCAGCCCACCCCCGGAGATGCCGATGGTGGCCGCCGGAACGTAGGTGATGATCAGCAAGGTGCAGACAACCACCAGGATCGGCCACAACAGGCTCGAAAACATCTTCTGAACCGGAATCTGGGCCACCTGCGCTGCTGCGAACAGGTTCACACCGAGGGGCGGGGTGAACATGCCCAGCGCCAGATTGACGACAATCACGATGCCGAAGTGGACCGGATCAATGCCATATTGCAGGGCAACGGGCGTCAGGATCGGGGCCAGCACCAGAATGGCAGCAGACGTCTCGATGAACATGCCCACCACAAACAGCAGAGCGTTGATCCCGAGCAGGAATGTCGTTGCGGACGAGAAGGTTTGCGTGACCCAATGCCCCACAGCGGTAGGCAGGCCGGAAAGACTGATCAGGAAGCTAAAGAGCGAAGCGGCGGCAATAATGAACATCACCGCACCCGAAGACATTGCCGCGCGGCGGAAGATCGATGGCAACTGGGCGAAGGTGATTTCCTTGTAGATGAAAATCGACAGCACCAGCGCATAGATGACCGACACCGCAGCCGCTTCCGTCGGCGTGAAGATACCGCCATAGATACCGCCAAGGATGATCGCCGGCATCAGCAGGGCACCAAAGGCTTCCCTGCCTGCGGTGAGGACGGACTTGCGGTTTTCGCCGTCATTCTTGCCAACCCCGGTCAGGCGGCACCAGATCTGCACCATGATGACAAGACCAACCACGATCATCACGCCGGGCACCAGACCTGCGACGAACAGCTTGGTGATCGAGGTTTCGGTTGAAACCGCATAGAGGATGAGGGGTACCGACGGGGGAATGATCACGCCAAGCTCGGCGGACGAAGCCTGAATGGCGGCGGCCATGGGGGTCGGATAACCATGCTTGACCATGGCCGGTATGAGGATCGAGCCGATGGCAAAGGTGGTTGCCACGGAAGAGCCGGAAATGGAAGCAAAGACCATGCAGGTCAGCACGGTGGAGCTGGCCAGCCCCCCTTGCAGATTGCCGATCAGCGCCTTGACGAAGTCAACCAGCCGCGAGGAGATGCCGCCATGGGTCATGATCATCCCGGCCAGGATGAAGAAGGGTACGGCCATCAGGGGGAAACTGTCGAGGCCGGTGAACATCTTCTGGGGGACGACCATCAGCGGCAGCACGGAGAACAGCTTGATAGAGAAGACCGAGGCCAGGCCGATGGAGACCGCAACGGG belongs to uncultured Cohaesibacter sp. and includes:
- a CDS encoding TIM barrel protein, which codes for MKLGLNLSFAIKRWIEPERLAALVADELDTRYVQFTWDLVDPGWPEATRDALARQYAKAFSKAGVIVESSFGGLASYSYNHLLAPTAELRDLGKLHLQNAIDMTAAMEVPAAGMPFGSYSADDAVNPARREEIYKQALEAYVELSRHARTQGLSMLMVEPVPLATEFPSSATDALRLMKDLDGQTDIPVRLCVDWGHALFKPLFGDDANMDHWMKICGDYIGAFHLQQTDGLYDRHWNFTHDGIVTPQLLADFWDHHQLTDQTCFMEIIYAFEETDEFVLSDMKKAMALFKKV
- the dhaL gene encoding dihydroxyacetone kinase subunit DhaL, translated to MVGGMLAAHRDLLEPVGVSGRVIRAKDGPRRGKVGIVIGGGSGHEPAFVGYVGRGLADATAIGNVFSCPPPDPIIEAARSVEGGEGILFLFGNYDSDAMNFEMAAEQLIEEGIPVASVPVTDDVASAPPERRNERRGVAGDFFVFKIAGAAADQMKPLEEVERIALKANHNTATMGVALNSCSLPQTRKPNFEIGENEMEIGMGLHGEPGIRRLSLDTANGVTDLLMDFIQQELCLQPGERVGVLVNGLGSTTQMELYILYNRLQQCLDALGVSIHRSFVGEFATSLDMGGASISLLKLDDELAELLDHPCKAAGLSVGIPQEPVRTEDRLPLVASEPKRAPTGKVDPQQQDDAQESGGALAEAMPEDTTTAITGDILVNMFRTAAIAIEDRADWLSELDGVIGDGGHGITMGLGWKAVRQALRDYPANQDIDAIFCYIAEVFLNAVGSTPGPLYASALRNAAKVSAGLKQLDAEATVRFLEAAMEGIRSRGKANPGDKTMLDAWWPAAKAARAALENGADITDCLRAAAKGAEKGMKQTAAIAARYGRSSKMGERSLGHIDPGAASSFVVLDALRRSFEAQTLDPVESAARPVFRI
- a CDS encoding TRAP transporter large permease, with translation MNAALALFLIGFFALSVPVAVSIGLASVFSIKLFSVLPLMVVPQKMFTGLDSFPLMAVPFFILAGMIMTHGGISSRLVDFVKALIGNLQGGLASSTVLTCMVFASISGSSVATTFAIGSILIPAMVKHGYPTPMAAAIQASSAELGVIIPPSVPLILYAVSTETSITKLFVAGLVPGVMIVVGLVIMVQIWCRLTGVGKNDGENRKSVLTAGREAFGALLMPAIILGGIYGGIFTPTEAAAVSVIYALVLSIFIYKEITFAQLPSIFRRAAMSSGAVMFIIAAASLFSFLISLSGLPTAVGHWVTQTFSSATTFLLGINALLFVVGMFIETSAAILVLAPILTPVALQYGIDPVHFGIVIVVNLALGMFTPPLGVNLFAAAQVAQIPVQKMFSSLLWPILVVVCTLLIITYVPAATIGISGGGLSH